The DNA window TAACATTAGCTTATTTTCAATTTGGGGTTTAGAGTGAGCGTCATGCCGCTTATGGAAAAAGAGGCTCTGGCTGCTGCGGGAAAGTAATGAGTCTTTATTGGTCCCGTTTATATGGTGTTGATGTGTTGAAATGCTGGTTTGACTCTGATATTTTCCTGTTATAAGTATCCACCTGCTCTCGGAATCAaacaattttaatatataaagattCACTGTCATACTTTGATTCTATGAAATTTATCTAAGTGGCAAGTGCAGCTTTTGGTTTGTTCTGTAAATGTCCCTCTAGATTTCCTAAGCATACAACCAGTTAATGCAACTATCCTAATTTTCTTGATCATTGCATCGATACACCAATTAACattatttcttcttttgatTGCTTATAATGCACATTTATTGGGAGCATGCTGCGATTATTCcatgttttccttttgttttccctGAGCCAGGAGCTCTATTTTTTGTGTCTATCTAATATCATTCGATGTCCAGGGCGATACACATTCACGTGAAGATGGACTGTCAAAACCAAGGGATAAAGatagagaaagagaaaaagacaAGGACAGGGAACGCCACAGGGACCGTGATAGAGATCGTGGAAGAGACCGTGATCGGGACAAGGATAAGGACAAGGAGAAAGACAGGGACAGGGACAGGGAAAAGGACAAGGACAAGGACAAGGACAAGGAGAGGGACAGGGATCGGGACAAGGACAAGGATCGGGATCGCCACCATAGGCATCACCGTGAAAGAAGAGAACACCGAGATCGTTCTGATGATCATGATCGCCACAGAAGCCGTGATTCTGAaaggtattttattttaaggcATTTCTGTTATATATTGCTGATGGAATATGGAGTATTCTATTATGTCTTATACTGTTATACATGCCTACATGATTAGTCAAAAGCCTGCAGCCTATGCTGCACTGATACTTCCGAAAAAGTGTGCATCAGTGTTGTAAGATGTGTCTGATACTGATACGTCTGCGATACATGTCGGACAATTATTGGAAAAgggtaattaatttaattatccaAGACTCCATTGACACTTCTGCGACACATATGTGACATGACCAGTCCATTAAGCCATATGCTAACCTGTGGAGTTGGGAAGAGTACATTATGGAAACACATTGATATTTTAGACAGGGGTGGTGTAGGCCAAGGGAATGTGTGACGGAGGTGCAAGTATTGCAACTATATTGGTTTTAGTAGCTGTAGACTTGCTGAAAAGCTACATTTTTCTTGCTTGCAGTACGttatccttctttttttttttttgaggcaaACGttatccttttatttttgctgACAAACAATTgataatttggaaaaaaaaatcatatgtagtatttttatttaaaaatatgaagacaTGTCACCATATCGGCATTTTTACGAAAATGGTGAATCCCCGTATTTGTGTCGGAACGTATAGTGTCGACGTATTGTCTCCGTGCATCAGAGCCTACAACAATCTTTCTTATCTATGCAATTTCATTTCTGGTGTATGTTTACACAGGAGAAGAGACCATGAACGGGATGGGCGTCGCAGGCATCGCTCTCGTTCACGCTCTCGATCTAGGGGCAGGGATCGCAGATCTAGGTCTCGTTCTCGTTCAAAAAGGTATGTCAAGTTCCTGGGATAGTCTgccattttcttcttctttagctgccatatacatattttgttttccatCATGGTTATCTTCAAATTGTTTATTCCATTTATAATAAGCAGTTTTGAACATCCAAAGCCTAtataccatttttctttttcttttttttttgtgaacaATCTAGTTAAGACATGTGCAATTCATATTCGAATATGTAGGACAGTATTCGAGAATCTTTTTGATTAGATTCTTATGCGGTATTCAGCTTTGTTTGTCTAATTTATCACTAGCCACTAATACCCATTTTGTTGAAGCAGCAAGCGAGTTAGTGGATTTGATATGGCACCACCACCCCAAGCTGTGGTTCCTCAATTTCCTGCTATTCCAACCCCAAGTATGCTCTCATCAACTAAGCTAAATggttcaatttctttttttttcttctcatcaGTTGCTGGCACTTTTTTCTGAATAATAATGTTAGTGGGACATTTTGAACAATGGAATTAAGACAATTAATTTGTTGCGGTTGGATGGTTGATGTACATGTGTTTTTTAGGAATGAATTGTATCTACTGCCACTGTAACTATTTACTATTCTTACTGTAATAGGATGCAGCACTATCTTAATACCATTTCCATAAACCACTGGCATATTACCAGTCTATTAAAGGTTGACTAAAGGGGCATGATGATGCTATGCTCTCCATTTTAGAACGTCCAGTAAATATACTGGTGGATGTGTGTCTGGACCTTAATATGCACTTAAACCTCCAATACAGTGCCAATATTTGCTTAGATGCTCCACCTAGAACCTTCTACCAATTATAGTAAGAGGACTGCAGAGAAGCAACGTGTTGTTTTGTAGTAGTCACGAAACCTTAACATGAGTCACTTGGAGGGTCAGCTGCTTTTGTGAAGGATATGAAAATACCAAACATTGGATGGTTCTCCATGTAAGCACCCATCAGGAATCTATGCACTTCAGATGTCCTTATTCATGTGATAGTAACTTATGATACAAATAAGTGAATAACTTGTAAGTTTCCATTTCATTATTACTTGGTAACTGTAAACTGAGCGAAacttttttgcttgtgttcttttgttgtttgtcTGTTTTGTGTATGTGTATGGTAAGAAGGCAATCTTGGGTTACTTGCCCCCACTGCTGCCAATGGAATGAGCTGCCTACTGTAGCTTTAATGTACAAGGAGGAATCAGTGCTCTGGTTTGATACCATCTTGTTCGCCTTCAACTAGCAAGTATTACTGATTGCTagcttatgtttattttattcgtCCCTACAcatgttttattcatttttaggcACGAAAAACTGCACAGGTAGATCTATTTTAGATCCAGACTGATGGTGAGAACTAGTCAGTTCCAATGGAGCAAATATTTTTGCTTGCTAATTATTTATGCTCTGTACTAGAAATTTATCGATAAATTGCAGGTCAGTTTCCGGGCACTACTATTCCTGGAATGTTTCCAAACATGCTCCCAATGGGTGTTGGACAGGTAATTGTTCCTATTTTAGTGTATAAAGTGTCAAAAGACTGTttcctttattattttttattagttatgTTTGTTTGATAGTTTTGTTTGCCTGAAATacaatgtattttgtttcaagCAGTTCAACCCTCTTGTTATCCAGCCGCAAGCAATGACTCAACaggtatgatttttttggggggcTTATAATCCACTGCAGTTATTTTGTAAACAATGttttcaatttctttttctcccaGGCTACTCGGCATGCAAGGCGTGTTTATGTTGGTGGTCTTCCTCCAACAGCTAATGAACAGGTCTGTGTACTTAATCACATGTTTTTACACCCCATTTCCATCACCAATCCAAAGCAATCCTGTGGGGATACACAGGAGTGCGTCCACACACCAGTACATAGTACTGTGGAATTGTTGTTACATTATATTCCTTTCCTGCAGTCAGTTGCAATATACTTTAATCAAGTCATGGCTGCTATTGGAGGAAATACTGCTGGTCCAGGTGATGCTGTTCTTAATGTCTACATAAATCATGACAAGAAATTTGCTTTTGTGGAAATGAGATCTGTGGAGGAAGCAAGCAATGCAATGGCGCTGGATGGCATTTTATTTGAAGGGGCTCCAGTGAAGGTTAGGAGACCAACAGACTACAATCCTTCTCTGGCAGCTGCCTTGGGCCCAAGCCAGCCAAGCCCCAACCTGAATCTTGCTGCAGTTGGCTTAACACCTGGTTCAGCTGGAGGGTTAGAAGGTCCGGATCGTATTTTCGTGGGTGGCCTTCCCTATTACTTCACAGAGGCTCAAGTCCGGGAGTTGCTTGAATCCTTTGGACCTCTTCGAGGATTTGATCTTGTGAAGGATAGGGAAACTGGTAACTCAAAGGGCTATGCGTTCTGTGTCTACCAGGATCTCAATGTCACTGATATTGCCTGTGCTGCTCTAAATGGTATCAAGATGGGAGACAAAACCCTAACTGTGAGAAGGGCAAACCAGGGAGCATCTCAACCTAGACCAGAGCAGGAAAGTATCCTGCTGCAGGCACAGCAGCAGGTGCAATTACAGGTATAGGTGTTAAGTGTTTTTCACCCAACATCAGATACTCTTCTTATGCCAACTTATTGTATTTGTTCTGTGATTCTTGCATTTTGACATTGAGATTTGCTTCTGAACAGAAACTTGTATATCAAGTTGGAGCACTCCCTACAAAGGTTGTATGCCTGACCCAGGTGGTTTCGGCAGATGAATTAAGAGACGATGAAGAGTATGAGGACATCATGGAGGACATGAGATTGGAAGCAGGCAAATACGGTAAATCCTAGGAACTTTTCATCCTGGCCTCCTTTGAACTCTCTAGTTTAGTTCTTGATCATCTGCTTTCTTCCTGCCTTAATAGTTTAAATCTGTGTTCTCGAATTCCATTCTGCGTTGAATGATACGTTCAATTAATTGTTCTTCTCTTTTGTTAATATTTTAGCCAATAATCACAAATACATTCTTCAGGTAATCTGGTCAAGGTCGTTATCCCCCGCCCTGATCCCAGCGGACAACCAGTTGCTGGAGTTGGAAAGGTAAGCCTTGTGTGCATTACAAACTTGGCATCTTTAACATATGAAATCTCTCATGTACGATCTTGCCATTCAGGTTTTCTTGGAGTATGCGGATGTCGACGGCGCCACTAAAGCAAAGACGGCAATGCATGGAAGGAAATTTGGTGGAAACCCAGTTGTTGCCGTTTTCTACCCAGAGAACAAGTTTGCTAGCGAGGAGTATGACGGACAGTAGATTATCTGTTGGAACTTTACCTCTCTTTTTGCATCAGTTCGGTAAACTGTAACAGTGATTTGTCTCCTAAGTTGAACCTTCTTGATAGCCTGGATTCATGCAGACCCACcgattattattaatattgaAAGATGATTGCCTAAAGTATGACTAGTATGATCTAGTTCTTCCGTTTATCTTGATGAGCTTGCTGTAAATAATCTTCTCTCCTTGTGTTGTTTTCCAATTCAATTATTTGTTGCTGAGTGGCATGCCGGCTTTGTCTTCCATCTCCTCCCTTTCTCACTCGGTCCTACTCGAGGCCCGGCTGAACTCACGTCGTGAGCCATTAACTTGGGCCTATTTGGTCCGAAATATAACTTTCGTGCGGTTCTTGTAAACGTGTTAATGGGTCTATTAGGCTCTACAGAGAAAGTAGACAGAATTATGGGCTATATTCTGGAACGGGCTGTGACTCACGTGCAGCCCATAGCGACGTGGTCTAAAATGTTCAGCCCGATTCGCCAACATGGGCCTAATGGTCTAAAAATGGTTATGGAGCCGGGAAATTTTGTAAGGGTCAACCTTGCctccgaagaaaaaaaaaaggataagtTTGAGTGCAAACCAAGCTTATATCTGTGGTTGCTTGGTGAGGCAATGGCTTAATGGAAATTAGGTCTTAAGAGATCATCAACAAAGCATATGATCTGAGTGATCAATATTGAGTGGGGGTGGGGTCAGCTCTGTCTTTCTCTTGTTCATGTTCTTGGTTGGATTTAGCTTTACTTGTCTTTTGAATCCATCCTTTAGTTACTTACTAGTCTTCTGGTTGTTCCGTTGGTTATTGCACCTTCTACTCCATCCCCATTGGCTTATTGAGAGTTGACCAAAAGTTAAGTTCCAACCAGTTATCTCGGTCTGACCGGCAAAGTGGGTCAAAAGTTCCGACTGGTATGGACCAAAAGTTTCGATCAAGCTAGAATTTGACAATTGCATTGAGGAATTTCTAGGGACACCTATTAACCACCACCCTCTAGACGGaagatttaactttttgccattttTATGGGTGAGTGACAATATATTTCTCACTCTCCTCTCACAAGTATCATTATAGGGACTAAACACTCCTAGTAaagagtggtaaaaagttaaagcCCTGAGAATCCTTTTAGGGCTAGCTGGTTCAGTCTAAATGAATTTGAATATCAAGAAATAGGAAAAGTAAATGGATAGAAATACCTAGACACTTTAAtccataggatttttttccaagAGATATGACTAGACGGAAAATTCCGTACTTTTCCCTCTACAATTGGTAGGGAAGGAgtatttaattagttttgctatactaaattcatataaaattcaaCTTATATGAATTTAGTATAGCAAAACTAAATAATCCTTAGAAATTCAAACtcttcatataaaataaataaattctaacTGGGTTCTCTTTTTCATGTGGAACCGCAGGGAGGGAATAGCATTCATCTAGAAATAAATGTAGCAAATTCGTTAAATCAAAAGTATCTTTACCTCTCAAcacaaaatgagaaaaaaaaagacatgacTGATAGGGCAAAAACGGTTAGGGAGATTCCAGATTGATCTAACTCGTTTCTTATTTATAGCAACCGAGGGCCCATCCAATTGCTGAGATGAAGAATAGGTTGTAGGCTTGTAGCTGAAGTTTTTATGTCCGTGtctttaacaatttaaaagctaatgGTGAAAagaaattacgatgaaaaaaacctaaacttaattctaaattaagttatagaattcaaattttagctacGGCATATGCATGGTAGGGCAAACGATGAGCCTCAGAGTCATTTTGGAATggaactgaaaaataaaaacggaAATGGTAagaaaaattaatgaaaatagAGACGAATTTTCTTTCAGTATtctaatgaaaattttataatatgatagcCACTAAATTTCTAAGTACTCTAGTATCTATGGTACATGTCTCTATTTGCTCCATAGTTTAGAGGATCATTAATTTCTCAGCCAAATCTCTATTTTGAGTATACATCTAAAGGAGATCTTGTGTGTAACTTATTTGGTGTAAACTTGAATTTATAATCatgttaatttaaatatatgattttatagttCAATGTTTCCGACAATAATTACCGGTTTCTAATCAATACCAACGTGTTTTTGTCcgtataattttgtttttgatttttctataccATTTCCGTTTCTAGCCTATTATGTTTTATTCCTTTTCCGAGAAAAATGGTTATGAAAATGGTTCAAGGTGTTCTTCGACTATTTTCTTCCCTACTAATAACAATAACcgatatattttggaacatgaTCACAAGGGACGTGTTGGCTGGCATCGATCATTGGGTGCCAAAGAACTCATCTGCAAACTCTTGCATTCGAAGAAGAGCTTGCTCCAAAATTCCATACCCAAAACCTGACGCTgactggccggcggcgagagggcTGCCGCTGCCCAGAGAGCCCATCGTCAAATTACTACTTCCGTCTCAGATTATAAgggattttaattttgtttgtaatgtttgactgctcgtcttattaaaaaaaataaaagtattatttattttgtttattattttttttattattaaaagtagtttaagtattacttataaatttttatatttgtactaaatttctGAATACGACGAATGATCAAAGGGTTATAAATGAATAGTCAGAATCCtatatattatgggacagagggagtattatattAGAATGTCGAAATACTGCAGGAAACTATGTCGGctcttctttttatattatcaGAAAATGTGTCGGCTATTCTAAGTTTGAAGAATATGCAATTGTATTTCTGACACAGCATTTTCCCTGCAGTCTGTAGACATTGTTGCAACTTACGTATCCGTCGTCCTGGCCGACCATGAATACGCACTGCACTGCAGTACGCGTACAGCAATAATCATCAACCCAACATGACAACATGGTTGCTGTATCTTGAGACACCAGTCTGGATAATGGAAAGGACATTTTGCCAGCTCTTCAGAAGGCTGCTTTTATTTAAGTTTGCACCAATCCCATCACTACATACaacatgcaaatgcaatgcaTGATCTCATCTTACTGTTCATCCTGCACAGATATAGGGATGGATATACATACAAAGGGAGGTGGAGAACTATGTTGAGATAGTGCTTTGCTCACTTGTGTTGTCAAGGCATACAATTTGCAAGCAGCACTCATTAGGCTACAGCACCAATTTTGCAACCGCAATTTATCTCTGGCTATTCTTGTTTGAGAAAATGAATTATCCTCTGACTATATTAGCATGGAGTATGAACAGTCATGGCTTCAGAAAGTGAAATTATATCCTCTGAGTAAATTAGGATGACCTGATGAACTTCTCTTTCCTCAACATGACACATGGGTATTAATACCCCCATACTGCCTGCTCTGCCTTTCTTCTTTGCATTTATTAGTAGATGCCAAACTATCAATCTTCTTCCATCACCACATACAAAGAGCAGTACAATCGAAGAATTAATCTCACGGTCACCACTATGCTCCAACAGGCCTTCTCCACTGCTCAGTTGCTGCCACCGTTGGAAGGAACGCAGTTTTCCCAAGATTCGCACGCTCAGTCTCAAGGCATAACCTCCATGTGATTTTGACAGCACCAATCACATGATTGTGAAATCATGGCTAGAGTACGGTGTTGAAGAGCTGTCTGCTGTTCTTAGATTCTTGGGGCCCTGCAAGAGCACAGTGTTGACTTATTACCAGGAGTTATGGATGTCACcagaaaaacatcaaattctGAGGAAAGAAATGCAGAGCTAGCAGGTAGGGTATTCTTAGTCTTAAATGATTCCTATCTGCACCTTAAAACAGTAAATTAAGGTAAATACACCATCTTCACTTAGCATAAATAGCAAATACATACTGGACAGAAAGATATGGATATGGGtagatttttgtttcttccaAAATATCTATTCTGAATCACATGATTGCTACCAAAAAAGGGCCAGCTACCATATCAAGTACAAAGTACACCAAATAGAACACTTGTTGTACTAACAACTAAAGAAGCACATAAAAGCAAAGTGGGCCAGTACTATCACACTATACATATTCCAGGATAAATTTGTAGTCATCTGTTCGGCTTAAgttaagagaaaatctaattCGCTGTGGTGACTTCAAAGAAGCAGTGAATTACAATCAAATATAGTTACAAgctcataaaataaataaatgatcgTGACTACTGAGACAGTACTGCAGTCCATTTCCTATGGATTGTCTATATATGCTGTCGTACTATCTTATCTTAACATGGTCACCGGCAAAGAAAATCTGCAAAAATACTGATTATTGACATGTACAAGAACGAAATTTGTCCACTTGCAAGTAGTAACTCTGGCTGTTTCCAGCATCGGGTTTTCCCTCTTCCAGGTGTATTCTATCATTCCATGGGGTGTAGATAACTGAAATCATTCTAGTCGacatatattcaaatattcagTATAATGTTTGAATCGCTATAAATCATCGTCAAATTCATAGCACGAACAATGGTCGCACTATTCCATCTACTTGTATAGTTACATAAATGAGGTCTGGAGAGAGGGCGGCATCACCATGAAAGAGCATTTAACTAGGCACATGGATGATGTACTTGCCCTTCATTTAGCCTTTGTTCTTAGATATCCTTCTCACATGCATCTCTCATAAGAAGAGATCTGCTGACTAACTGTGAAGCTCGCAGTTAGGGCAGGCATCTAATTTCCCACTTGGATGCATGGGTTCCTGAGAAAATGCACAGTAGCTAGCATTTGAATGTAGGGCCTCTAATACCGTGTTACTCAAGGAAAAAGACCAAACACATCCAGGACCATGCTGACAATAATGCCTTGCCAAATGGCCCCAGCTATGGAAGGACAGTAAGTTATGTACTACAGTACTAACATTAGATGCGCAGTCTCAGAAGATAGAGGAAATGAACTAGTACTTATAATTCTTACTTCAGTTTAACCTTTTCCAGTTGGTAAAGAACATTTAGATAAACCCATGATCATGCGCACATACTGAATACCTTGGTCTCAAGATATCTCTATATCTAACACCAAAAGTCCAAGTATACAAGGGGACAAACAGTCGATTGaactattttataaaacaaacaacaaacaGTTTCACTTTCTAACTCAATTAACATAAAGATAATTACTAGTACAAGATAATGCTCTGAATCTAGTTATCACACTGCTGGAAACTATCTCTACCATAAAGTTAGGTTAGAAAACTAAATGCACCCCTTACAGATTCATCAGATTATCCATGAATACATTGAAGGTCACATCTCAAGCTTACATGTTACAACATTGAATACTTCCATGTGCTGTTTCAGAGACACTAAGTATGGCAAATCTGTCAGGTGTTGGGCAGTGGAAGAACTTCAATAGTATTAGTTGGTTGGCAGCTTACAGGCTGACAGTTAGTGCACTTGAGTCCCAATGTCTGGATAAACCGGTATTACATAAACTTGGATCATACTTGGGATCACAGTGTCCACTTAATGAAGGTAATAAAGTATACACGCTTTCTAGGCATAACTGTTCTTAAAGGAGAAGGCACACAGAAGGGACGAGGGCAGCTTGGTTGGGAGGTATAGACAGTTCAGGAGGCCCTTTTCCCAAAAAGCATGAAAACGCTTTCCATGCCTTTTGGCAAGAAAGAAATAGCCAAGAATAACCagtatactactccctctatcccaaattgatcatcatctAAGATCTAGATACAAAGATCaagaatctatttaattagcatTGGAAAACTAGAGTCACAAATTCCAAGctgcatgtatacatgcataatcaaaatttgtaaatCACATCAAAGCTGATTGGGTAGACATATGTAAGCATTAATGTGTGTGTTAAACAAAGGGTTTTTCACACTACAATTAATGCATAATAcgctctcttctcttatttgATGActaatttgagatttttagttttctcttatatgatgatcaatttgggatgAAGTAGTATAGTGACCAACCAAATAGCCACAGATAACGTATGGCAAATCTGTCAGGTATTGGGTTCTGCtcttatttgtaataaatgtttaactgtgcttctagttttttttaactgagTGCATCTTAGTTATGCAGAGGCTGGGAGTGGTCTTGGTGTGGTTGTATCACCTTAATTTGATCATCTAAGATCAATAAAAGCttcctttatctaaaaaattaagtaCATGCTCAAGTTGGATTTCCtaattcctaattttttttttgatcatGAATATGCCATCTTCTAAAATAGATGCATGGTCCTAGCACATCAATCAACATATAACAAACTAGCAAGTTCAACTAAAACCTACTACCTCCAATCCTTTTATCTGCCGTTTAAAACAATGACATGGTCTGCAATACACACActgataattgtttttttaaattagatcTTAGTGAAAATATTGTTGACTAATGGTGTCAAAGTTTTATTGTTGACAAATCAACTAATGTCAATTCTGCATGGCAAACTCCAAATACTTTTGTGTATTTCAACTAGTAGTTGATCACATGCTTGCTAAAACAGCTTCTATACCAAATAAAAGGTAAGGTACTAACAAAACACATTTGTCTATTGGAGCACTACATTAAGCACTGACATTGTTCAATCCATATTACCTTCTATAAGCATTGCCACACCTCTGAGTGATAAATGAATTTTTCTTTATGAAGTAATCCTCTTATTACTCGTCAAACTGCAttatattgcaaaaaaaacactagCTGGGTATTTCTACTTTCTTTTGAGGCAGCTGTGGATTTAATCATAAAGAATAAAACTACCATAGTCATAAATAAGATTTCTAGTCCCACCTATTCACATAATATAAGGCCATATTACACTCTATTGGATGATATTTTGCATCATTGCAAAACTACGCGCAGCCAGAGGACCCTACAGCTTTTATGAGCATGATATGTTGTCCGACCTTAATTGACAATGGCAAGATGGAAAATTCCATGCATGTTAAGGCACAATTTGACAAAGCATTTCCTATATAAAGGTAGCCAGTTTCACTATGCACAACACAACCAAAGTACCATACAAAGCTAAGCCTCCAAAAATTGCTTCAAAtctgaaaaaggaaaggaagagCGCGAGGAGAGTTTAGAGACGGTAGAGGATGGCTCTTGTTGCTGATGAACTCAAGGCCAAGGCTGAGGTCTACTATGATGATGAGATCTGCCAGCAATGCACCAAGCTCCTGCTCAAGGAAGCAGGACTCCCAAATGGTCTCCTTCCCTTGAAGGACATAATGGAGTGTGGCTATGTTGAGGAAACTGGATTCGTGTGGCTCAAGCAAAAGAAGAGGATAGACCATGTCTTCCAGAGTCTTGGAAGGTTGGTATCTTATGGCACTGAGATCACTGGATTTGCAGAGAAGGGAAGGATCAAGAAGGTCAAAGGGATAAAGACTAGGGAGCTCATGATGTGGGTCCCAGTAGAGGAGATTGCCATTGATGAACAAAAAACGGAGAAACTCATCTGCAAGAGTATCGCTGGGTTTTCTAAAACCTTCCCGGCATCAGCTTTCCAGATcccagaggaggaggagaagattAACTGCGCCATACCAAAACCAGTGGTACTTATGGAGAGAGCTCCACAAGTTATTAAGAACAAATGATCCTTCTGCCGTCCATTGGTCCACAGATCATTACCAGCTCTATGATCCTATATATTGAAATAATGAACTGATGATCTACTATTTGCTTATGTACTTCAAAAGATGATAACCCAAAAGTCCTTCCTATATACCGCTTGTGTATGATTGCCCTGGTATCTATAACCATGTAAGGCAATTACACAACTTCCTGTTCTGTACTACATAGCTCATGTTCCGCAGTATGCACCATAATacgaaattttataattatatgctCTTTTGTTTCTCCTATTGAgatgctttcctttttttccaaTTTCATTTCACTGAAATAAATGACATGGCATATTGGCATGAGAATATATATTGCATGACAAAGAAACTAAAGATGTATGGTCTTTTGATATTTGCCCTACTTAAGATCCCTAGTCAAAAGATCGACATCATGTCAACAGTTTCTTTGAATGAGGAACAGTAGGGGAGGCCCCTATGGTTAATTATCTATATTAGTAAAGAAGTACAAGAGAGGTGTGGTTACAGGGTGTTCATGTAAATAACATATTCCAGATGATGAATATATGGCTGCagacatataaaatttagttatttgTAGATTGTAATGCAGCATGCATAAATAA is part of the Oryza brachyantha chromosome 11, ObraRS2, whole genome shotgun sequence genome and encodes:
- the LOC102720280 gene encoding splicing factor U2af large subunit B isoform X2 is translated as MADDHAAAAAAADLVDGGRPPEGDTHSREDGLSKPRDKDREREKDKDRERHRDRDRDRGRDRDRDKDKDKEKDRDRDREKDKDKDKDKERDRDRDKDKDRDRHHRHHRERREHRDRSDDHDRHRSRDSERRRDHERDGRRRHRSRSRSRSRGRDRRSRSRSRSKSKRVSGFDMAPPPQAVVPQFPAIPTPSQFPGTTIPGMFPNMLPMGVGQFNPLVIQPQAMTQQATRHARRVYVGGLPPTANEQSVAIYFNQVMAAIGGNTAGPGDAVLNVYINHDKKFAFVEMRSVEEASNAMALDGILFEGAPVKVRRPTDYNPSLAAALGPSQPSPNLNLAAVGLTPGSAGGLEGPDRIFVGGLPYYFTEAQVRELLESFGPLRGFDLVKDRETGNSKGYAFCVYQDLNVTDIACAALNGIKMGDKTLTVRRANQGASQPRPEQESILLQAQQQVQLQKLVYQVGALPTKVVCLTQVVSADELRDDEEYEDIMEDMRLEAGKYGNLVKVVIPRPDPSGQPVAGVGKVFLEYADVDGATKAKTAMHGRKFGGNPVVAVFYPENKFASEEYDGQ
- the LOC102720280 gene encoding splicing factor U2af large subunit B isoform X1; translation: MADDHAAAAAAADLVDGGRPPEGDTHSREDGLSKPRDKDREREKDKDRERHRDRDRDRGRDRDRDKDKDKEKDRDRDREKDKDKDKDKERDRDRDKDKDRDRHHRHHRERREHRDRSDDHDRHRSRDSERRRDHERDGRRRHRSRSRSRSRGRDRRSRSRSRSKSKRVSGFDMAPPPQAVVPQFPAIPTPSQFPGTTIPGMFPNMLPMGVGQQFNPLVIQPQAMTQQATRHARRVYVGGLPPTANEQSVAIYFNQVMAAIGGNTAGPGDAVLNVYINHDKKFAFVEMRSVEEASNAMALDGILFEGAPVKVRRPTDYNPSLAAALGPSQPSPNLNLAAVGLTPGSAGGLEGPDRIFVGGLPYYFTEAQVRELLESFGPLRGFDLVKDRETGNSKGYAFCVYQDLNVTDIACAALNGIKMGDKTLTVRRANQGASQPRPEQESILLQAQQQVQLQKLVYQVGALPTKVVCLTQVVSADELRDDEEYEDIMEDMRLEAGKYGNLVKVVIPRPDPSGQPVAGVGKVFLEYADVDGATKAKTAMHGRKFGGNPVVAVFYPENKFASEEYDGQ
- the LOC102720559 gene encoding uncharacterized protein LOC102720559; amino-acid sequence: MALVADELKAKAEVYYDDEICQQCTKLLLKEAGLPNGLLPLKDIMECGYVEETGFVWLKQKKRIDHVFQSLGRLVSYGTEITGFAEKGRIKKVKGIKTRELMMWVPVEEIAIDEQKTEKLICKSIAGFSKTFPASAFQIPEEEEKINCAIPKPVVLMERAPQVIKNK